The following proteins are encoded in a genomic region of Pseudodesulfovibrio mercurii:
- a CDS encoding acylneuraminate cytidylyltransferase family protein yields the protein MNEQVNRQMREIAQTYFGYSGIDIEHFTDRVEGPRDRTVVHIPARSGSTRIENKNIRDLCGLPLIAYTIAVARALPVDRVIVNTDSREIADIAEKLGAEVPFLRPAELSADDVSPGFALFYAERFLLNEGYPLDATIEMYPTSPFRNIAKMTRYVDALSRAGYCATAFLPNTELARVRTRNGVLLSEEEIRCERGNVYFKLLANFLGRRLLNEDKRWFHYALIDDPVELVDIDTPEDFALAEYIVANNLYDFGVTP from the coding sequence ATGAACGAACAGGTCAATCGGCAGATGCGCGAGATCGCCCAGACGTATTTCGGCTATTCCGGCATCGACATCGAGCACTTCACCGACAGGGTGGAGGGGCCCAGGGACCGGACCGTGGTGCACATCCCGGCCCGCTCCGGGTCCACGCGCATCGAGAACAAGAACATCCGCGACCTCTGCGGCCTGCCGCTCATCGCCTACACCATCGCCGTGGCCCGCGCCCTGCCCGTGGACCGGGTCATCGTCAACACGGACAGCCGCGAGATCGCGGACATCGCCGAGAAGCTGGGGGCCGAGGTCCCGTTCCTGCGGCCCGCCGAACTGAGCGCCGACGACGTGTCGCCGGGGTTCGCCCTGTTCTATGCCGAGCGGTTCCTCCTGAACGAGGGGTACCCCCTGGACGCGACCATCGAGATGTACCCGACCTCGCCCTTCCGCAACATCGCCAAGATGACCCGCTACGTGGACGCGCTTTCCCGCGCGGGGTATTGCGCCACGGCCTTTCTGCCGAACACGGAACTGGCCCGCGTGCGGACCCGCAACGGGGTCCTGCTCTCGGAGGAGGAGATTCGCTGCGAGCGGGGCAACGTGTATTTCAAGCTCCTGGCGAACTTCCTCGGCCGCAGGCTCCTGAACGAAGACAAGCGCTGGTTCCACTACGCGCTCATCGACGACCCCGTGGAGCTGGTGGACATCGACACGCCCGAGGACTTCGCCCTGGCCGAGTACATCGTGGCCAACAACCTCTATGATTTCGGGGTGACTCCATGA